Genomic segment of Eupeodes corollae chromosome 2, idEupCoro1.1, whole genome shotgun sequence:
GGAATCTTAATGGGAACAGTTTCCGTGGATTCCTTCTTTTTCTTGAGTGGATTACTTGTTGCGTGGTTGGGTCTTAAGGAGTTAGATAAAACGTaagtaaattaattgttttcttttattgtttcacttgacaaaatttatttatttagaaatggaaaaataaatattgcttTGATGTATATCCATCGGTATATTCGACTTACACCGGCTTTAGCAGCTGTAGTTCTGTTTTACATCACAATAAATAGATACATTGGAAGTGGACCGTTTAGAGTTCCAAGTGAGGGTTGTGCAGAATCTTGGTGGTATACTTTACTCTACATACAGAACTATGTTAAATCTCCTTTTGGGGTAGGTTTAAGGGGTAAGTTACACAAACTATAGACACTTTTGAAAACGTCTTTTTTCTGTCTTTATAGTGTGTAGCTCAAGCGTGGTATTTGGCCTGTGATACTCAATTATATGTTCTTTCTCCACTGGTTCTTATACCTCTATGGAAATGGGGTAGGAAGTTTATCCCTGCGATAGTGATTCTGGCTTTGCTATCAATTGGCTGTATTATAGGAACTTTTTTTGTCCAAGGGTACACCAGTGTTTTAGGGTAAGGATTACTAATAACTAAAAGCTTAAGGAGTTACTACGAGTACATGTTTAATTATTTCAGTTTTGGTAAACCATTGGGAACATTGCCAAAAACCTATATTAAAACTCACACCCGCTATTCTGTTTGGCTTATTGGAATAATGTTTGGGTTCTTTATGCACACAAACCGAAACAAGACTTTCAAACTATCTACGGTAAGCTTATATCTTCACAATCTTATTTCTTTAATGATAAATTCCTTTGCAGGTTGTTCAACTTATTGGATGGATTGTTTCTCTTGGAGTGATGGTTACTATAATCTTTATGCCATACTTCATTGCAGACTTTCCATATGATTCGAGTGTTTTACTAGCCGCATCTAATGAATCATTTAAACGAGTCTTCTGGGTACTGGCTCTGGCatggattgtttttgtttgtcattttgGCTATGGTGGATTGGTGAATTCTATTCTCTCACATCCATTCTGGCAGCCTTTAGGAAGATTGACTTATTGCATGTATTTAGTTCATATGGCTGTACaagaaatcaattttggaaTTTCACGGACAGATGTGTATTTCTCGGACTATTTTATGGTattgaaggatttttgtttttttcttacattacattatttttatccacttttacttttatgaatttttcagTTTCTTCAATTTTGGAGCACTTTCGGAATAACTCTTTTATCAGCAATTGTTCTTTCACTCTCATTCGAAGCTCCAATTTTAGTGATTGAGAAAGCGATATTTggcaaaagaaatacaaagtcTGATAGTTGTGATAATCTGGTGTCATCATCATCTCAAAGTAAAGCATCTTgttagtttaaattaaaattaaaaatacaaatacattttttatacgaacagaacgtttttttttaaaccatcagTAATTATATTCATAAAACTTATTTACCTAATTtaccatttatattttttatcataaccaagtttaaattatttagacaTGGACCTTTTAGAAATGTAACCGAAATTGTTCACTATGGCGTATGTgtactttttcattttattttcttggaattttgttaaacagcAGCTTAATCGAATTTTTCTTGAAGCATGAaaatgatcaaaaacaaaaatattcggCCCTATCAAGGTAACCGACGACGGAGCGGAACCTTCTCCGCAACGTATCCTCCGTCGGAAACTCAGTTTCGGTTCGAGGTAGCTTTCATCGAAGGAAATTTTACAGATTTTCGACGACGCATTGCGAAGAATTTGTAGTAACGTAATGGGTAGTCCGTTGGACTgtaatgcaaggggtcttgggttgaATCCCTCCCTGTGCCATCTAACTTTTTTCATTCATtgtaaggaattgacaaatcctccgagagtaattcttgtcatgaaaagtgctttctcaaattagcagttcgggTTCGGCacataaattgtaggtcccttccatttctgacaacattactcgcacacaggaatggttgagagttgtaagtcactaggccctggttcttaatggacttttgcgccaccttatttattttttattgaacgttttgttcaaaaatcaaaataagcatgattatttatttatttcaccaaCTTAATGCAATAATAATTAGAACTGCATAGTGTAGGATTATTTTTGGTCGCCGAATTCAATGAGTTAAACTTATCTTCTCATCTAGTTCGTATCTTCTAATTTTACaattcttacaaaaacaaattcttaaaagcAGTTTCCGCAACAATATCATGTCGGAGGACTTCGGAGAAAAATTGTGTTCGTATTTCTCAAAAATGAAACCTTTAGTACTTAATCGCGAAGCATCGTATTTGAATTTTGTCTTAATGAATTTCCGATCAACTGATCAGAGAACTACCTCGAAGCAGAATGTCTCCGATTTGTAGGAAATCGAAGAAATTTCCGCTCCGACGGTTACCTCGATAGGGCCGATATCCGTTGTCAAGAAGCAGGAGACTGACTATAAATTTTCCACCGTGATGGTGTTCTATGGATATTTCTTTTGGATTATGAGTATCAACTGGTATTATCGAAATGTGTTTGGGGTATCGGTAAAATGTCTTCTAAcagttaaatcaaaaaaacgttTCAACATATGTACACCTTCAAATTTTCACGTCCAGTTAAAAGTTGAGACTTAGAACATAATCACCCCTATTACCGATGTCTTAAACGACAACAAAATATACGACACGACACAATCTACATTCCATAAGTCGTTTTCAGCTTTTGTCACTCGTTTTGTTGTCGTGTGTAAACGTCAAGTGTGATAAACGCTTTCATTCAGCATTCTGTAAGACGAAAGGAAACGacgacaatgaaaaaaaaaagaaggtatCTCTCATTTAAAAGTTTGCTTACGATGAAGAAATGGAAGTTCGCAAAACTGTAAAGTTCCAACTATAATAttcataagcaaacataagcttaagGTTTGAATCGCTTATTTCATTaatgtaagaaatattttaatgtttgctttAAACAGGTTTGGACCGACTTTAAGTTCaaagtgaagaagaaaataataaacaattaaaaaaaaataaaagcaactgaAGGTCCAAAACAATTGCAGGAATGCCTGTCTTTAAAGAAGCAAAGCTTAGCTTCAGATCTGCCATTTGAAACCAGATCCATTTTAGGCAAATATGAACTGCCATGAGGTttatgatttctttaaaaaatttgctaaCTATTGGTTGAGCTATTCCGAAATTGAAATCGTTGCCAGCGCCGCGTTGGTAACTTCCCTCCGCTAAAATTCTTAAGGTAACTGCGAGCCTTAATATTGTTGGAATCAATGATGAACGTTGCCGAATCGGTACcttgttatttatttcatcCAACACATATCTAAATGCTTCTTTGGACAATCTAAAGTACTGCTTGAATTTGTTAGAGGGTACAAAAGTTTCACTACAATTTAATATACACAGTGAATTCACTTTGAATCAGGCAAACCAAAAAATGGATTTGAAGTTTGCCTTATCTGCTTTCTTTCATATTTACTTgtgctttttcaaaacttcgcactccaccttcttcatcatcatcaattaattacttatttatttaccaataatttaatcaaaccgcatttgttaaacatttttatttagacttttatttcattttgacagatgtttatTACTTTTGCATCGTTGGAAAATCTGCTACAAAATTTTGATAGTGGGGCAACTCTGCTTGACTTGTTTTTTGTAAGTGACATAGACGATGTAGCCTTGTACGATCAACTTTCCGTACCTGCCTTTTCAAAACATgactaaattttttaacaatcaaatttaatctcgaatattctgacaaaaaaatgtcataCAGTGACTTCAAAAGCATTAACTTTCAGTATCTTGAAGATCATACTAGACTCATCAATTGGGAGAGTATATTTTCTATGCATTCCACTAACGAACAATGGCAATTCTTAACAAATAATATCCAAACTCTTTTCGATACGcattttcctttaaaaacaaaaactctaaattCTAATGATAAACCATGGTTCACGCAAAATATTAGACTGTTGATGCAACAACGAGATAATGCATATAACAACTGGAAGCGATATCGGTTGACCGAATTTCGACGCTTGTTTTGTTCACTACGAAACAAAGTCACAGCTGAAATCCGTTTAGccaaatctcaaattttgtctAATCAACTGAGTTCTTCATCAAACGGACGTAAATTGTGGAGGAACTTGCGAAACGTTGGTATTGGTAAGGCAAGAAATATGCCTACTAACGATGTTGATGTAAACTCacttaataaaacttttatctCAGTTCCATCAACCCGGGCGACTTTCTCTGATAACATTTCATTAAGGGAACATTTAGATCACTcttgtttcagtttttgttcgGTGGATGCTGCCGATGTTGTTGAAAGTCTGCTTTCAGTGAAGTCAAGTGCTGTCGGTCTGGACAATATTAaccccaaatttttaaaaataatcttgccAATTTTGTTGCCTTACATTACATACGCATTTAATACTATTTTGATGTCTGGAGTTTTTCCGGACATTTGGTAGTCAGCAAAAATCATACCACTTCCTAAAAATGCTAAGGGATCTGAATATAGACCTATCTCAATTCTACCCTATTTGTCTAAAGTCTTTGAGAGGATTTTACAGCGACAAATCAACGCTTACCTTACAGCAACCTCTTTGCTCACTCCAAAACAATCTGGTTTTCGGAAGCTGCACAGCTGTACAACAGCACTACTTTGCGTGACCGAATAAATAAGACAAGCGCTGAATAAGGGTGATGTAACTTTCTTAGTCTTGCTCGActtttctaaggcttttgacAATGTCAACCACGTAATTCTGTGTAAAAAACTTATGCAGCAGTTTAATTTTTCGGCAAGCTCTGCTAAGCTCGTTTATTCTTACTTGTCTAACAGAAAACAAGCAGTTCAAATTGGTGACTGTCTGTCTAGTTTTTTACCTTTTTCGtccggtgttcctcaagggtcGATTTTGGGTCCTCTACTATTCTGTATCtatgtaaatgaacttccaGGTCTAATCAAAAACTGTTCGTGTCATCTGTACGCCGACGactttcaactttatttcaGTTGTCCCCTGGGACTTATTGAGCATGGCGCCACTAATATCAATGAGGATCTTGATACTATTTCAAACTGGTCTCACTTAAATGGTCTTTTTTTGAACCCTAAGAAATCTAAATGCATAGTAATCTTCAAAAAGATTCTTGATCTATCTTACTTTCCTTCGATTTTGTTAAGTAATGCCCCCATTGAATATGTTGAAACTGCCAAAAATCTTGGTGTTAACTTTAATCGCTCTTTAACTTGGGACAACCATATAAATGGAATTATAGGCAAAGTTTATGGTGCCCTACGT
This window contains:
- the LOC129945232 gene encoding nose resistant to fluoxetine protein 6-like, giving the protein FSSAPKTIIENVTVSSDFIQNLFFDEINQSNLKLLEIDDARTSENGLKCILQLRELAKTFPSYQAIQFVDAWGKFPSGIISGHLTDLGNYDQCIKTSVVLIPSHGITNGQYCFASFPLLSPANMNSDQSNASSTAKDLKIVSDAVQMSITMRLGVCIPDTCSPELVNKILKKAMSNVLNGRLSSATLSNCSVARKPDFRAIDIIAIVLYSSIGAMMLLSSLYDFGTAYWNIKPKPLLLSFSVISNGKKLFMINQEKSPNSITCLTGIRVFSMFWVIHCHNYLYYSQLNVINIASALNWVNNFWSLGILMGTVSVDSFFFLSGLLVAWLGLKELDKTNGKINIALMYIHRYIRLTPALAAVVLFYITINRYIGSGPFRVPSEGCAESWWYTLLYIQNYVKSPFGCVAQAWYLACDTQLYVLSPLVLIPLWKWGRKFIPAIVILALLSIGCIIGTFFVQGYTSVLGFGKPLGTLPKTYIKTHTRYSVWLIGIMFGFFMHTNRNKTFKLSTVVQLIGWIVSLGVMVTIIFMPYFIADFPYDSSVLLAASNESFKRVFWVLALAWIVFVCHFGYGGLVNSILSHPFWQPLGRLTYCMYLVHMAVQEINFGISRTDVYFSDYFMFLQFWSTFGITLLSAIVLSLSFEAPILVIEKAIFGKRNTKSDSCDNLVSSSSQSKASC